A part of Saimiri boliviensis isolate mSaiBol1 chromosome 13, mSaiBol1.pri, whole genome shotgun sequence genomic DNA contains:
- the LOC101050733 gene encoding serpin B6 isoform X1 has product MKETVEQVQPSRQSPNARMFRKERFTVMDALSEANGTFALNLLKKLGENNSNNIFFSPMGISSALAMVFMGAKGNTAAQMSQSFTDPCGKFYQAKLKQLDFLNDTETSRTQINTWIAEKTESKITEMLSPDLVDSLTKLILVNAIYFKGNWESQFEKHRTRKMPFKISKNKEKPVQMMFKESTFKIICVRKISSQILVLPYVGQELNMIIILPSENTDLKMVECLKYAFHHSKGSHKLLRKKETLKICFYQCFPELLGHMPFSLFVITSSGMVF; this is encoded by the exons ATGAAAGAGACAGTAGAGCAAGTGCAGCCCAGCAGACAGTCTCCGAATGCAAGAATGTTTAGAAAAGAAAG GTTCACTGTCATGGATGCTCTATCAGAAGCAAATGGGACCTTTGCATTAAACCTTTTGAAAAAGCTAGGGGAAAACAACTCGAACAACATATTTTTTTCACCCATGGGCATATCATCAGCCTTGGCCATGGTCTTCATGGGGGCAAAGGGAAACACCGCAGCTCAGATGTCTCAG TCTTTTACAGATCCCTGTGGCAAATTCTACCAAGCAAAGCTAAAACAGCTTGATTTTCTGAATGATACAGAGACATCCAGAACACAAATAAACACCTGGATTGCTGAAAAAACTGAAA GTAAAATTACAGAGATGCTCTCTCCAGATTTAGTTGATTCATTGACTAAGCTGATTCTTGTGAACGCCATCTACTTCAAAGGAAACTGGGAGAGTCAGTTTGAGAAACATAGGACCaggaaaatgccttttaaaattagcaag AACAAAGAAAAACCTGTGCAAATGATGTTTAAGGAATCCACTTTTAAAATCATCTGCGTAAGGAAAATATCCAGCCAAATTCTAGTGCTTCCCTATGTTGGACAGGAGCTGAATATGATCATCATACTTCCCAGTGAAAACACTGATTTGAAAATGGTAGAGTGTTTAAAGTATGCATTTCATCATAGTAAAGGTTCTCACAagcttttaaggaaaaaagaaaccttgaaaatttgtttttaccaGTGTTTCCCTGAATTATTGGGCCATAtgcccttttctctttttgtgattACATCCAGTGGGATGGTGTTCTAA
- the LOC101050733 gene encoding serpin B6 isoform X3, with the protein MDALSEANGTFALNLLKKLGENNSNNIFFSPMGISSALAMVFMGAKGNTAAQMSQSFTDPCGKFYQAKLKQLDFLNDTETSRTQINTWIAEKTESKITEMLSPDLVDSLTKLILVNAIYFKGNWESQFEKHRTRKMPFKISKNKEKPVQMMFKESTFKIICVRKISSQILVLPYVGQELNMIIILPSENTDLKMVECLKYAFHHSKGSHKLLRKKETLKICFYQCFPELLGHMPFSLFVITSSGMVF; encoded by the exons ATGGATGCTCTATCAGAAGCAAATGGGACCTTTGCATTAAACCTTTTGAAAAAGCTAGGGGAAAACAACTCGAACAACATATTTTTTTCACCCATGGGCATATCATCAGCCTTGGCCATGGTCTTCATGGGGGCAAAGGGAAACACCGCAGCTCAGATGTCTCAG TCTTTTACAGATCCCTGTGGCAAATTCTACCAAGCAAAGCTAAAACAGCTTGATTTTCTGAATGATACAGAGACATCCAGAACACAAATAAACACCTGGATTGCTGAAAAAACTGAAA GTAAAATTACAGAGATGCTCTCTCCAGATTTAGTTGATTCATTGACTAAGCTGATTCTTGTGAACGCCATCTACTTCAAAGGAAACTGGGAGAGTCAGTTTGAGAAACATAGGACCaggaaaatgccttttaaaattagcaag AACAAAGAAAAACCTGTGCAAATGATGTTTAAGGAATCCACTTTTAAAATCATCTGCGTAAGGAAAATATCCAGCCAAATTCTAGTGCTTCCCTATGTTGGACAGGAGCTGAATATGATCATCATACTTCCCAGTGAAAACACTGATTTGAAAATGGTAGAGTGTTTAAAGTATGCATTTCATCATAGTAAAGGTTCTCACAagcttttaaggaaaaaagaaaccttgaaaatttgtttttaccaGTGTTTCCCTGAATTATTGGGCCATAtgcccttttctctttttgtgattACATCCAGTGGGATGGTGTTCTAA
- the LOC101050733 gene encoding serpin B6 isoform X2: MKETVEQVQPSRQSPNARMFRKERFTVMDALSEANGTFALNLLKKLGENNSNNIFFSPMGISSALAMVFMGAKGNTAAQMSQSFTDPCGKFYQAKLKQLDFLNDTETSRTQINTWIAEKTESKITEMLSPDLVDSLTKLILVNAIYFKGNWESQFEKHRTRKMPFKISKNKEKPVQMMFKESTFKIICVRKISSQILVLPYVGQELNMIIILPSENTDLKMVEKKLSYERFIEWTKPDKMQAREMEVFFS, encoded by the exons ATGAAAGAGACAGTAGAGCAAGTGCAGCCCAGCAGACAGTCTCCGAATGCAAGAATGTTTAGAAAAGAAAG GTTCACTGTCATGGATGCTCTATCAGAAGCAAATGGGACCTTTGCATTAAACCTTTTGAAAAAGCTAGGGGAAAACAACTCGAACAACATATTTTTTTCACCCATGGGCATATCATCAGCCTTGGCCATGGTCTTCATGGGGGCAAAGGGAAACACCGCAGCTCAGATGTCTCAG TCTTTTACAGATCCCTGTGGCAAATTCTACCAAGCAAAGCTAAAACAGCTTGATTTTCTGAATGATACAGAGACATCCAGAACACAAATAAACACCTGGATTGCTGAAAAAACTGAAA GTAAAATTACAGAGATGCTCTCTCCAGATTTAGTTGATTCATTGACTAAGCTGATTCTTGTGAACGCCATCTACTTCAAAGGAAACTGGGAGAGTCAGTTTGAGAAACATAGGACCaggaaaatgccttttaaaattagcaag AACAAAGAAAAACCTGTGCAAATGATGTTTAAGGAATCCACTTTTAAAATCATCTGCGTAAGGAAAATATCCAGCCAAATTCTAGTGCTTCCCTATGTTGGACAGGAGCTGAATATGATCATCATACTTCCCAGTGAAAACACTGATTTGAAAATG GTTGAGAAAAAACTTTCTTATGAGAGATTCATAGAATGGACAAAGCCAGACAAGATGCAAGCACGAGAGatggaagtttttttttcctag
- the LOC101050733 gene encoding serpin B6 isoform X4 produces MKETVEQVQPSRQSPNARMFRKERFTVMDALSEANGTFALNLLKKLGENNSNNIFFSPMGISSALAMVFMGAKGNTAAQMSQALSFSKIGGEDGDIHQGFQSLLAEINRTDTQYLLRIANRLFGEKSYDFHTNKEKPVQMMFKESTFKIICVRKISSQILVLPYVGQELNMIIILPSENTDLKMVECLKYAFHHSKGSHKLLRKKETLKICFYQCFPELLGHMPFSLFVITSSGMVF; encoded by the exons ATGAAAGAGACAGTAGAGCAAGTGCAGCCCAGCAGACAGTCTCCGAATGCAAGAATGTTTAGAAAAGAAAG GTTCACTGTCATGGATGCTCTATCAGAAGCAAATGGGACCTTTGCATTAAACCTTTTGAAAAAGCTAGGGGAAAACAACTCGAACAACATATTTTTTTCACCCATGGGCATATCATCAGCCTTGGCCATGGTCTTCATGGGGGCAAAGGGAAACACCGCAGCTCAGATGTCTCAG gcaCTCTCTTTTAGTAAAATTGGAGGTGAAGATGGAGATATTCACCAAGGTTTTCAGTCACTTCTTGCTGAAATTAACAGAACTGACACTCAgtatttgcttagaattgctaACAGGCTCTTTGGAGAAAAGTCTTATGACTTCCACACA AACAAAGAAAAACCTGTGCAAATGATGTTTAAGGAATCCACTTTTAAAATCATCTGCGTAAGGAAAATATCCAGCCAAATTCTAGTGCTTCCCTATGTTGGACAGGAGCTGAATATGATCATCATACTTCCCAGTGAAAACACTGATTTGAAAATGGTAGAGTGTTTAAAGTATGCATTTCATCATAGTAAAGGTTCTCACAagcttttaaggaaaaaagaaaccttgaaaatttgtttttaccaGTGTTTCCCTGAATTATTGGGCCATAtgcccttttctctttttgtgattACATCCAGTGGGATGGTGTTCTAA